The proteins below are encoded in one region of Manis pentadactyla isolate mManPen7 chromosome 2, mManPen7.hap1, whole genome shotgun sequence:
- the POMC gene encoding pro-opiomelanocortin translates to MPRLCCSRSGALLLALLLQASMEVHGWCLESSQCQDLTTESNLLACIRVCKPDLSAETPVLPGNDDERPLTESPRKYVMGHFRWDRFGRRNGSSGGGGAGPEREEAVPAGPGPRGEGAAPAPREGKRSYSMEHFRWGKPVGKKRRPVKVYPNGAEDESAEAFPLEGKRQLARGQPDDLEDGLAAARAAGPYKMQHFRWGSPPKDKRYGGFMSSEKGQTPLVTLFKNAIIKNAHKKGQ, encoded by the exons ATGCCGAGATTGTGCTGCAGCCGCTCGGGCGCCCTGCTGCTGGCTTTGCTGCTTCAGGCTTCCATGGAAGTGCATGGCTGGTGCCTGGAGAGCAGCCAGTGTCAAGACCTCACCACGGAAAGTAATCTGCTG GCGTGCATCCGAGTGTGCAAGCCCGACCTTTCGGCCGAGACGCCCGTGCTCCCCGGCAACGACGACGAGCGGCCGCTGACCGAGAGCCCCCGCAAGTACGTCATGGGCCACTTCCGCTGGGACCGCTTCGGCCGCCGGAACggcagcagcggcggcggcggcgcgggcccGGAGCGCGAGGAGGCGGTGCCCGCGGGCCCCGGGCCCCGAGGCGAAGGCGCCGCGCCCGCGCCGCGCGAGGGCAAGCGCTCCTACTCCATGGAGCACTTCCGCTGGGGCAAGCCGGTGGGCAAGAAGCGGCGCCCGGTGAAGGTGTACCCCAACGGCGCCGAGGACGAGTCGGCCGAGGCCTTCCCGCTCGAGGGCAAGCGGCAGCTGGCCCGGGGGCAGCCCGACGACCTGGAGGACGGCCTGGCGGCGGCGAGGGCCGCGGGGCCCTATAAGATGCAGCACTTCCGCTGGGGCAGCCCGCCCAAGGACAAGCGCTACGGCGGCTTCATGTCCTCCGAGAAGGGCCAGACGCCGCTGGTGACACTGTTCAAGAACGCCATCATCAAGAACGCCCACAAGAAGGGCCAGTGA
- the EFR3B gene encoding protein EFR3 homolog B isoform X5, whose amino-acid sequence MASWAHIYQHKKPAARRHRRIRMSGIKGLQGVVRKTVNDELQANIWDPQHMDKIVPSLLFNLQHVEEAESRSPSPLQAPEKEKENPAELAERCLRELLGRAAFGNIKNAIKPVLIHLDNHTLWEPKVFAIRCFKIIMYSIQPQHSHLVIQQLLSHLDANSRSAATVRAGIVEVLSEAAVIAATGSVGPTVLEMFNTLLRQLRLSIDYALTGSYDGAATLGTKIIKEHEERMFQEAVIKTIGSFASTLPTYQRSEVILFIMSKVPLPSLHHPVEMGKTGENRNRLTQIMLLKSLLQVSTGFQCNNMMSALPSNFLDRLLSTALMEDADIRLFVLEILISFIDRHGNRHKFSTISTLGDISVLKLKVDKCSRQDTVFMKKHSQQLYRHIYLSCKEETNIQKHYEALYSLLALISIELANEEVVVDLIRLVLAVQDVAQVNEENLPAYNRCALYALGAAYLNLISQLTTVPAFCQHIHEVIETRKKEAPCMLPEDVFVERPRLSQNLDGVVTELLFRQSKISEVLGGSGYNSDRLCLPYIPQLTDEDRLSKRKSIGETISLQVEVESRNSPEKEEREPAEEITYETLKKAIVDSVAVEEQERERRRQVVEKFQKAPFEEIAAHCGARASLLQSKLNQIFEITIRPPPSPSGTITAAYGQPQNHSIPVYEMKFPDLCVY is encoded by the exons ATGGCTTCCTGGGCTCATATCTACCAGCACAAGAAGCCAGCGGCCAGGAGGCACAGAAG AATCCGAATGTCGGGCATCAAAGGTCTACAAGGAGTGGTGAGGAAGACAGTGAATGACGAATTGCAGGCCAATATCTGGGACCCACAGCACATGGACAAGATCGTTCCCTCGCTGCTTTTCAATCTGCAGCACGTAGAGGAGGCAGAGAG CCGCTCTCCTTCGCCCCTCCAAGCgccagagaaggaaaaggagaacccGGCAGAGTTGGCCGAGAGGTGCCTTCGGGAACTGCTGGGCCGGGCTGCCTTTGGCAACATAAAAAATGCCATTAAGCCTGTTCTCAT CCATCTGGATAACCATACTCTCTGGGAACCAAAGGTGTTCGCCATCCGTTGCTTTAAAATCATCATGTACTCGATTCAG CCGCAGCACTCCCACCTGGTTATCCAGCAGCTCCTGAGCCACCTGGACGCCAACAGCCGCAGCGCGGCCACGGTGCGCGCGGGCATCGTGGAGGTCCTGTCCGAGGCTGCCGTCATCGCTGCCACCGGCTCTGTTG GGCCCACGGTGCTGGAGATGTTCAACACTCTGCTGCGGCAGCTGCGGCTCAGCATCGACTACGCCCTGACCGGGAGCTACGACGGCGCGGCAACCCTCGGCACCAAGATCATCAAGGAGCACGAAGAGCGCATGTTCCAGGAGGCCGTCATCAAGACGATAG GCTCCTTTGCCAGCACGTTGCCCACTTACCAGCGCTCGGAGGTGATCCTCTTCATCATGAGCAAGGTCCCCCTGCCTTCCCTGCACCACCCCGTGGAGATGGGGAAAACAGG GGAGAACAGGAACCGACTGACCCAGATTATGCTGCTGAAATCCCTCCTTCAG GTGTCCACGGGTTTCCAGTGCAACAATATGATGTCAGCCCTGCCCAGCAACTTCCTTGACCGCCTTCTCTCCACCGCCCTCATGGAGGACGCGGACATCCGCCTCTTCGTTCTAGAGATTCTCATCAGTTTCATTGATCGTCATGGCAACCGCCATAAGTTCTCTACTATCAG TACCCTCGGTGACATCTCTGTGCTGAAGCTGAAAGTGGACAAGTGCTCCCGACAGGATACTGTCTTCATGAAGAAG CACTCCCAGCAGCTCTACAGACACATCTACCTGAGCTGTAAGGAGGAAACCAACATACAGAAGCACTACGAGGCTCTCTACAGCTTGCTGGCGCTCATCAGCATCGAGCTGGCCAATGAGGAGGTGGTGGTAGACCTCATCCGCCTGGTGCTGGCTGTTCAG GATGTGGCCCAGGTCAATGAAGAGAACTTGCCTGCATATAACCGCTGCGCTCTCTATGCACTGGGGGCGGCCTACCTGAACCTCATCAGCCAGCTCACCACGGTGCCTGCCTTCTGCCAGCACATCCATGAG GTGATAGAGACCAGGAAGAAAGAGGCTCCATGCATGCTGCCTGAGGATGTGTTTGTGGAGAGACCCAG GTTGTCCCAAAATCTTGATGGAGTGGTAACTGAATTGCTCTTCCGCCAGAGCAAGATCAGTGAAGTCCTGGGAGGCAGTGGCTACAATTCCGACAGGCTCTGCCTGCCCTACATCCCTCAGCTGACAG ATGAGGATCGCTTATCCAAGAGGAAGAGCATTGGAGAAACCATTTCCCTGCAGGTGGAGGTAGAATCTAGGAACAGCCCTGAGAAGGAGGAG CGCGAGCCTGCCGAGGAGATCACCTACGAGACGCTGAAGAAGGCCATTG TGGACAGTGTGGCCGTCGAGGAGCAGGAGCGTGAACGGCGACGACAGGTGGTGGAAAAGTTCCAGAAGGCACCCTTTGAAGAGATTGCAGCACACTGCGGGGCCCGG GCCTCACTGCTGCAGAGCAAACTCAATCAGATCTTTGAGATCACCATCCG GCCCCCACCCAGCCCATCCGGAACCATCactgcagcctatggccagcctcAGAACCACTCCATCCCCGTCTACGAGATGAAGTTTCCCGATCTGTGCGTATACTGA